The Halogranum gelatinilyticum genome includes a window with the following:
- a CDS encoding RNA ligase, producing the protein MAYHDLLGVAAADATDLLEHFERATYEGREYLHLSDTRHGVERGTVLVDGTVVRGFPKIPRTLVLDPGIRRFFDGPFAVEEKLNGYNVRLARVGDDVLAFTRSGYVCPFTTRTVPDRLAVGDFFDDHPDLLLCGEAIGPENPYTDHDYPTVDSLAFHVFDIRHRESGDPLSVDRRRRLCDDYGFPQARSFGVFDPASGAAAVRDVIEELDSEDREGVVMKSLDGRKLLKYTTSAANQGSLAYAFAVPFDYGPEFLFPRVMREAFQSVEFGESEEAARARAHALGESILLPAVRAIREVEREGATGEEHTVRGPPEAIDGLFEHLERMKLRITVLDDEVEEGERVVTFLKHSASTTDSVQSYLDGQTFRA; encoded by the coding sequence ATGGCCTATCACGACCTGCTCGGCGTCGCGGCGGCGGACGCGACGGACCTCCTCGAACACTTCGAGCGGGCGACGTACGAGGGACGGGAGTATCTCCATCTCTCGGACACCCGCCACGGCGTCGAGCGGGGGACCGTCCTCGTCGACGGGACGGTCGTCCGCGGCTTTCCGAAGATTCCCCGGACGCTGGTGCTCGACCCCGGCATCCGCCGGTTCTTCGACGGCCCGTTCGCCGTCGAGGAGAAGCTCAACGGCTACAACGTCCGACTCGCTCGCGTCGGCGACGACGTCCTCGCGTTCACTCGAAGCGGCTACGTCTGTCCGTTCACGACCCGGACGGTTCCCGACCGACTCGCAGTCGGCGACTTCTTCGACGACCATCCCGACCTCTTGCTCTGCGGCGAGGCAATCGGCCCGGAGAACCCCTACACCGACCACGACTATCCGACGGTCGACTCCCTGGCGTTCCACGTCTTCGATATCCGCCACCGCGAGTCGGGCGACCCGCTCTCGGTCGACCGTCGCCGACGGCTCTGTGACGACTACGGCTTTCCACAGGCCCGCTCGTTCGGCGTCTTCGACCCCGCGAGCGGGGCGGCGGCGGTCAGAGACGTCATCGAGGAACTCGACAGCGAGGACCGCGAGGGCGTCGTGATGAAGTCACTCGACGGCCGGAAGCTACTGAAATACACCACCTCGGCGGCGAATCAGGGCTCGCTGGCCTACGCCTTCGCCGTCCCCTTCGACTACGGCCCGGAGTTCCTCTTTCCCCGCGTCATGCGTGAGGCGTTCCAGTCGGTGGAGTTCGGCGAGAGCGAGGAGGCGGCGAGAGCGAGAGCACACGCGCTCGGCGAGTCGATACTCCTGCCGGCGGTTCGGGCGATTCGAGAGGTCGAGAGGGAGGGCGCGACCGGCGAGGAACACACCGTCCGCGGCCCGCCCGAGGCCATCGACGGACTCTTCGAGCATCTCGAGCGGATGAAGCTCCGAATCACGGTCCTCGACGACGAGGTCGAGGAGGGTGAGCGGGTCGTCACCTTCCTGAAACACTCGGCGTCGACGACGGACTCGGTGCAGAGCTACCTCGACGGCCAGACGTTCCGGGCCTGA
- a CDS encoding RNA ligase partner protein, whose product MVEHPLKQRFVLDTSVFITDEIRREDEDLEAAVNRLLDLIARAKLELNISCYIPPSIYEELVGMLADRGVSEELYSKLNTWVIKKNPDRFAVSIPAEIVFRFIDEMSDRVNRGLRVSEKAVRKVESSHDKPLDEHEYMTEIDKVISDLRQEYRTTLRRGVLDSREDFDLLILARELDAGVVTEDTGIITWAEDFGLRYLKGRDLPSLLEKYLEATGEDAV is encoded by the coding sequence ATGGTCGAACATCCGCTGAAACAGCGCTTCGTTCTCGATACCTCCGTGTTCATCACCGACGAGATCCGTCGGGAGGACGAGGACCTGGAAGCGGCGGTGAATCGGCTCTTGGACCTCATCGCGCGGGCCAAACTCGAACTCAACATCTCCTGTTACATCCCGCCGTCCATCTACGAGGAACTCGTCGGGATGCTCGCCGACCGCGGGGTGAGCGAGGAACTCTACTCGAAGCTCAACACCTGGGTCATCAAGAAGAACCCCGACCGGTTTGCGGTCTCCATCCCGGCGGAGATCGTCTTCCGGTTCATCGACGAGATGTCCGACCGGGTCAACCGCGGACTCAGAGTCTCCGAGAAGGCCGTCCGGAAGGTCGAGAGTTCCCACGACAAACCGCTCGACGAACACGAGTATATGACCGAGATCGACAAGGTCATCTCGGATCTGAGACAGGAGTACCGGACGACGCTCCGGCGCGGCGTCCTGGACTCTCGGGAGGACTTCGACCTGCTCATCCTCGCCCGCGAACTCGACGCCGGGGTCGTCACCGAGGACACCGGCATCATCACCTGGGCCGAGGACTTCGGTCTCCGGTATCTGAAGGGCCGAGACCTGCCGTCGCTGCTGGAGAAGTATCTGGAAGCGACCGGTGAGGACGCGGTCTGA
- a CDS encoding sulfite exporter TauE/SafE family protein, producing the protein MELLGMSVALLAMFVGFGAVIGVLFGFFGMGGSFLVTPALLVMGYPTRVAVGSGLAFVFGTSVIGALRHRSLGQVDYKLAALMTLSVTAGIEVGKNSVLALEALGLADAVVSVAYVGLLGVVGAFVVYDSWVSGSGDESDDADDADDEKADGLFTGIHLPPMVSLTGGPTVSVWVIFAVGLVVGVLAGFLGVGGGFLLMPAMMYGFGVPAAVAVGTDILQITVSGGVGSFLYAQSGGVDLSIVVPLLAGSALGARLGSAATKLVDEDGIKGYFGLMLLGGAVAVGLRQVGTATGIDFLNTASFVLIVGSALFVSGAIALQSVRAMRTRDGGAAVSTR; encoded by the coding sequence GTGGAACTACTCGGCATGAGTGTCGCCCTCCTCGCGATGTTCGTGGGGTTCGGGGCGGTCATCGGCGTCCTCTTCGGCTTCTTCGGGATGGGCGGGAGCTTCCTCGTGACGCCCGCGCTGCTCGTTATGGGCTATCCGACGCGCGTCGCGGTCGGCAGCGGGCTCGCGTTCGTCTTCGGGACCTCCGTCATCGGCGCGCTCCGACACCGCTCGCTCGGTCAAGTAGACTACAAACTGGCGGCACTGATGACGCTGAGCGTGACCGCCGGCATCGAAGTGGGGAAAAATTCCGTGTTAGCACTCGAAGCACTCGGCCTCGCCGACGCCGTCGTCTCCGTCGCCTACGTCGGTCTTCTGGGCGTCGTCGGCGCGTTCGTCGTCTACGACTCGTGGGTGAGCGGGTCCGGCGACGAGTCCGACGACGCAGACGACGCTGACGACGAGAAAGCCGACGGTCTCTTCACCGGCATCCATCTCCCACCGATGGTCTCGCTGACGGGCGGGCCGACGGTGTCCGTCTGGGTCATCTTCGCTGTCGGTCTCGTCGTGGGCGTCCTCGCGGGCTTCCTTGGCGTCGGCGGCGGCTTCCTCCTCATGCCCGCCATGATGTACGGCTTCGGCGTTCCCGCAGCTGTCGCCGTCGGGACCGACATCCTCCAGATCACGGTCTCCGGTGGGGTCGGCAGCTTCCTCTACGCGCAGTCCGGCGGCGTCGACCTGAGCATCGTCGTCCCGCTTCTGGCCGGGAGCGCGCTCGGTGCGCGGCTCGGCTCGGCGGCGACGAAACTCGTCGACGAGGACGGAATCAAAGGCTACTTCGGGCTGATGCTGCTCGGCGGTGCGGTCGCTGTCGGTCTCCGACAGGTCGGCACCGCGACCGGTATCGACTTCCTGAACACCGCGAGCTTCGTCCTCATCGTCGGCTCCGCGCTGTTCGTCAGCGGCGCGATCGCGCTCCAGTCGGTCCGGGCCATGCGCACCCGCGACGGCGGGGCCGCCGTCTCGACCCGGTAG
- a CDS encoding RimK family alpha-L-glutamate ligase has product MEEDRVTVGVLSLHNSKETKAICNAVEALGHSPEWLREENTVFHFTGESVGLRPDVDVVVNRLLLSKSDEPLEDHGIALTLDSLRPMLNRPDAVARAAHKTAAAAVLSEAGLRVPETVFALSGELLDEYRDEFGPDAVYKTAVGTNGGGAWLAGDHDAFTGKVGTRRAFLQEFIGRGAERARDLRVYVVDGDVVGSMFRYAPEGDWRTNVALGGDVEDAAGAVSDDVLDAAKRATVAVGLDYAGVDLIEGEDGWYVLEINPTAGFKGLYRATGTSPAPSIARLAIERAGGVVDERRVTELAATLDDSEPSCMPQPLSRVPATPPVVGYTERVVVSGTTGTQSVVAKADTGAERTSIDIRLAADIGAGPIHTVRKVRSGSVRRGRSRPVVDLVVGIGGTQHTVAANIVDRGHMSHALLLGRDVLRHYHLDVNRAVSETAENEHEDEDE; this is encoded by the coding sequence ATGGAGGAAGACCGCGTCACGGTGGGCGTCCTGAGCCTACACAACAGCAAAGAGACGAAGGCCATCTGCAACGCGGTCGAGGCACTCGGCCACAGCCCCGAGTGGCTGCGCGAGGAGAACACCGTCTTCCACTTTACCGGCGAGTCGGTCGGCCTCCGCCCCGACGTCGACGTCGTCGTCAACCGACTCCTGCTCTCAAAGTCCGACGAACCGCTCGAAGACCACGGTATCGCGCTCACGCTCGACAGCCTCCGACCGATGCTCAACCGTCCCGACGCGGTCGCTCGCGCGGCCCACAAGACCGCAGCCGCCGCGGTCCTCTCCGAAGCCGGGCTCCGCGTCCCCGAGACCGTCTTCGCGCTCAGCGGCGAGCTGCTGGACGAGTACCGCGACGAGTTCGGTCCCGACGCGGTCTACAAGACCGCCGTCGGCACCAACGGCGGCGGCGCGTGGCTCGCGGGCGACCACGACGCCTTCACGGGGAAGGTCGGCACCAGACGGGCGTTCCTTCAGGAGTTCATCGGCCGCGGCGCCGAGCGAGCGCGGGACCTCCGCGTCTACGTCGTCGACGGCGACGTGGTCGGGTCGATGTTCCGCTACGCGCCCGAGGGCGACTGGCGGACCAACGTCGCACTCGGCGGCGACGTGGAGGACGCCGCCGGCGCGGTCTCGGACGACGTCCTCGACGCGGCAAAGCGAGCGACGGTGGCGGTGGGGCTCGATTACGCGGGCGTCGACCTCATCGAGGGCGAGGACGGCTGGTACGTCCTCGAAATCAACCCGACGGCGGGGTTCAAGGGCCTCTACCGGGCGACCGGAACGAGTCCCGCGCCCTCCATCGCCCGACTGGCAATCGAGCGCGCTGGGGGCGTCGTCGACGAACGACGCGTCACGGAACTCGCGGCGACGCTCGACGACTCCGAGCCCTCGTGTATGCCACAGCCGCTCTCGCGCGTCCCCGCGACGCCGCCCGTCGTCGGCTACACCGAACGCGTCGTCGTCAGCGGGACGACCGGGACACAGAGCGTCGTCGCCAAGGCCGACACGGGTGCCGAGCGGACGAGCATCGACATCCGACTCGCCGCCGACATCGGCGCCGGGCCGATTCACACCGTCCGAAAGGTGCGCTCGGGCAGCGTCAGACGCGGCCGGAGTCGGCCGGTCGTCGACCTCGTCGTCGGCATCGGCGGCACCCAACACACCGTCGCGGCCAACATCGTCGACCGCGGCCACATGAGCCACGCGCTCTTGCTCGGCCGGGACGTGCTGCGACACTACCATCTCGACGTCAACCGAGCGGTCAGCGAGACGGCCGAAAACGAGCACGAGGACGAGGACGAGTAG
- a CDS encoding ABC transporter ATP-binding protein: protein MVRIFDDYGRPDLHWFGVGLLASLLSRLVSLVPPLVLGIAIDSVFTPGGPAYSLPLVPASWVPSATTDLVVLSAGLVLAAFALGVVFSWVQGVGLSLFSNRVQHAVRTDTYALMQRLDMAFFDDKQTGQVMSVLNNDVRNLRTFLDNTLSGAIQLVVTVVGIAGILFYLNWQLALVTLVAVPLLTVFTLRFMTTIRPLYRALRSSVGALNTRLENNLSGIEVIKTSNTETYEEARVTEASRDYYDRTWAVVKLEYLYQPSMELLAGVAFAATFVIGGLWLVSGPPLFFTGELYVGEFVTFLFMTQRFIDPLAGAGRIVNAYENARASGERIFGLSALPVTVADAEDAVVLDDVRGTVEYDSVDFSYANGVPVLHDVSFAVEPGQTVALVGPTGAGKSTAAKLLLRLYDVSDGSVTLDGVDVRHLALDSLRSAVGYVSQDVYLFDGTVRENLVYGAFDATEAEMVAAAEAAEAHEFVENLPDGYDTRIGERGVKLSGGQRQRISLARAMLQDPAVLVLDEATSAVDTETELYIQRALARLTEGRTTVVIAHRLSTVRHADQILVLDGGRVVERGTHDELLALDGLYATLWNVQAGALDEADADILDALEARDRDALKTG from the coding sequence TTGGTCCGAATCTTCGACGACTACGGCCGCCCCGACCTCCACTGGTTCGGCGTCGGCCTGCTCGCCAGCCTGCTGAGCCGACTGGTGAGTCTCGTCCCGCCGCTCGTCCTCGGGATCGCCATCGACTCGGTGTTCACCCCCGGCGGGCCTGCCTACAGCCTGCCGTTGGTTCCAGCTTCCTGGGTTCCGTCGGCGACGACCGACCTCGTGGTCCTCTCGGCAGGCCTCGTCCTCGCCGCGTTCGCGCTGGGCGTCGTCTTCTCGTGGGTACAGGGCGTCGGCCTCTCGCTGTTCTCGAACCGCGTCCAGCACGCCGTCCGCACCGACACCTACGCGCTGATGCAGCGGCTCGACATGGCCTTCTTCGACGACAAACAGACCGGCCAAGTCATGAGCGTGCTGAACAACGACGTCCGGAACCTCCGGACGTTCCTCGACAACACGCTCTCGGGAGCCATCCAGCTCGTCGTCACCGTCGTCGGTATCGCGGGCATCCTGTTCTACCTGAACTGGCAGCTCGCGCTGGTGACGCTCGTCGCCGTCCCGTTGCTCACGGTCTTCACGCTCCGGTTCATGACGACCATCCGGCCGCTCTACCGGGCACTGCGGTCGAGCGTCGGCGCGCTCAACACCCGACTGGAGAACAACCTGAGCGGTATCGAGGTCATCAAGACCTCGAACACCGAGACGTACGAGGAGGCTCGCGTCACCGAGGCCTCCCGCGACTACTACGACCGGACGTGGGCCGTCGTCAAACTGGAGTATCTCTACCAGCCGAGCATGGAACTGCTCGCTGGCGTCGCCTTCGCCGCGACGTTCGTCATCGGCGGGCTGTGGCTCGTGAGCGGCCCGCCGCTGTTCTTCACCGGCGAGCTGTACGTCGGCGAGTTCGTCACCTTCCTGTTCATGACCCAGCGGTTCATCGACCCGCTGGCCGGGGCGGGACGGATCGTCAACGCCTATGAGAACGCCCGCGCCTCCGGCGAGCGTATCTTCGGCCTGTCGGCACTGCCGGTCACCGTCGCCGACGCCGAGGACGCGGTCGTCCTCGACGACGTTCGCGGCACCGTCGAATACGACTCGGTCGACTTCAGCTACGCGAACGGCGTCCCCGTCCTCCACGACGTGAGCTTCGCCGTCGAACCCGGACAGACCGTCGCGCTCGTCGGCCCGACCGGGGCGGGGAAGTCGACGGCCGCAAAGCTGCTCCTCAGGCTCTACGACGTCAGCGACGGCTCCGTCACGCTCGACGGCGTCGACGTCCGCCACCTCGCCCTCGACAGCCTCCGCTCGGCCGTCGGCTACGTCTCCCAGGACGTCTATCTCTTCGACGGGACCGTCCGGGAGAACCTCGTCTACGGCGCGTTCGACGCGACGGAGGCGGAGATGGTCGCCGCCGCCGAGGCCGCCGAGGCCCACGAGTTCGTCGAGAACCTCCCCGACGGCTACGACACCCGTATCGGCGAGCGCGGCGTGAAGCTCTCCGGCGGCCAACGCCAACGCATCAGCCTCGCTCGCGCGATGCTCCAAGACCCCGCGGTCCTGGTCCTCGACGAGGCGACCTCTGCCGTCGACACCGAGACGGAACTCTACATCCAACGGGCACTCGCCCGCCTCACCGAGGGTCGGACGACGGTCGTCATCGCCCATCGGCTCTCGACGGTTCGCCACGCCGACCAGATTCTCGTCCTCGACGGCGGTCGCGTCGTCGAGCGCGGGACCCACGACGAGTTGCTGGCACTCGACGGGCTGTACGCAACGCTCTGGAACGTCCAGGCGGGCGCGCTCGACGAGGCCGACGCCGACATCCTCGACGCGCTCGAAGCTCGTGACCGAGACGCACTGAAGACCGGCTGA
- a CDS encoding thioredoxin family protein, producing the protein MTDSLLGAKPIRLDDRAALDAAIAEHDLLLVEFYTDGCGKCKMQEPVLGNLARATDVTVAMINASHTLALVDELEMQGVPTLVLYDEGEVVEQLFGYHGTDELVDIVEQYVD; encoded by the coding sequence ATGACTGACTCACTGCTCGGTGCGAAACCGATCCGGCTCGACGACCGCGCCGCGCTGGATGCGGCTATCGCGGAGCACGACCTGCTGCTCGTCGAGTTCTACACCGACGGCTGCGGGAAGTGCAAGATGCAAGAGCCCGTTCTCGGGAATCTCGCCCGCGCGACCGACGTGACGGTCGCGATGATCAACGCCTCGCACACCCTGGCTCTCGTCGACGAGCTGGAGATGCAGGGCGTGCCCACGCTCGTCCTCTACGACGAGGGCGAGGTGGTCGAACAGCTCTTCGGCTACCACGGCACCGACGAACTCGTCGATATCGTCGAGCAGTACGTCGACTGA
- a CDS encoding maltose acetyltransferase domain-containing protein, translating into MPTEKEKMLAGELYDASDPTLVEERTRAQRLTRQFNETTETEGERRRELLTELFGSVGEGVHVEPTFRCDYGYNIHVGDGFYANYDCVVLDVCEVTVGDNCLLAPGVHIYTATHPLDAEKRTAGPEYGKPVEIGDNAWLGGRAVVNPGVTIGDDVVVSSGAVVTDDVPDSVVVGGNPAQVVKELD; encoded by the coding sequence ATGCCTACCGAGAAGGAGAAGATGCTCGCCGGGGAGCTGTACGACGCTTCCGACCCGACGCTCGTCGAGGAACGGACCCGCGCACAGCGACTGACGAGGCAGTTCAACGAGACCACGGAGACGGAGGGTGAGCGTCGTCGCGAACTCCTGACCGAACTCTTCGGCTCTGTCGGCGAGGGCGTCCACGTGGAGCCGACGTTCCGCTGTGACTACGGCTACAACATCCACGTCGGCGACGGCTTCTACGCGAACTACGACTGCGTCGTCCTCGACGTCTGCGAGGTGACCGTCGGCGACAACTGTCTGCTCGCGCCGGGCGTGCATATCTACACCGCGACGCATCCGCTGGACGCCGAGAAGCGGACGGCCGGCCCGGAGTACGGCAAGCCTGTGGAGATCGGCGACAACGCCTGGCTCGGTGGCCGTGCCGTCGTCAATCCGGGCGTAACCATCGGCGACGACGTCGTCGTCTCTTCGGGTGCCGTCGTGACTGACGACGTGCCGGACAGCGTCGTCGTCGGCGGCAACCCCGCACAGGTCGTGAAAGAACTCGACTGA
- a CDS encoding helix-turn-helix domain-containing protein, which translates to MANSMNELIQQDMECEGLLECMHGLKELDKKCFRALTASAEPLTVDEVADRVERERSTAYRSIQRLLQTGFIQKEQVNYDQGGYYHVYRPTDPEQIADDMQRMLNDWYAKMGTLIQEFRDKYPETEQSEQPIPAEN; encoded by the coding sequence ATGGCTAATTCGATGAACGAACTGATCCAGCAGGACATGGAGTGCGAGGGTCTGTTGGAGTGTATGCACGGGCTGAAAGAACTGGACAAGAAGTGCTTCCGTGCGCTGACTGCGAGCGCGGAGCCGCTCACCGTCGACGAGGTGGCAGACCGCGTCGAACGCGAACGCTCGACCGCCTACCGGTCCATCCAGCGGCTGCTTCAGACGGGCTTCATCCAGAAGGAACAGGTCAACTACGACCAGGGTGGCTACTACCACGTCTACCGGCCGACCGACCCCGAGCAGATCGCCGACGATATGCAGCGGATGCTCAACGACTGGTACGCAAAGATGGGGACGCTCATCCAGGAGTTCCGCGACAAGTATCCCGAGACCGAGCAGTCGGAGCAGCCCATTCCGGCCGAGAACTGA
- a CDS encoding DUF7512 family protein encodes MFGIETLSATAQAAVLVGIVLAEALALYVGYGGLTRLLAPVVADVVGGE; translated from the coding sequence GTGTTCGGTATCGAGACGCTCTCGGCCACGGCACAGGCGGCCGTGCTCGTCGGAATCGTTCTGGCCGAAGCACTCGCGCTGTACGTCGGCTACGGTGGGTTGACGCGGCTGCTCGCCCCCGTCGTCGCCGACGTGGTCGGTGGTGAGTAG